A single window of Anaerocolumna chitinilytica DNA harbors:
- the xylB gene encoding xylulokinase encodes MRFIGVDLGTSSVKLLLMDEKGSIKNIVTKEYPISFPKPGWSEQNPEDWYSALCEGLKELVKEEEKSQVKGISFSGQMHGMVILDKEDRVIRPAILWNDGRTGEECDYLNGTIGREKISAYTGNMALTGFTAPKLLWVKKHEPDNFIRINKVMLPKDYIAYCLSGVHSTDVSDASGMLLFNVKEKCWSKEMLDIVGLQEEQMAKVYESFEITGTIKEELAKELGFPLDCKIIAGGGDQAVAAVGTGTVGSGMCNVSLGTSGVVFVASKDYSEIKDNALHVFAHADGKYHFMGVMLSAAASNKWWMDEILKTKKYGEEQEGIIKLGKNNVFFLPYLMGERTPHNNPDARGTFIGMTMDTSREDMTQAVLEGVAFALRDSFEIIKATGLSIDRIRINGGGAKSPLWCKIIANVLNVKVDKINSEEGPAFGAAILAAVGCGEYKTVEEAAGELIQVTETTEPEAEIAALYDKKYEVFKEIYPTLVPVYSKMAQAQD; translated from the coding sequence ATGCGCTTTATTGGTGTTGATTTAGGTACCTCATCGGTTAAATTACTGTTAATGGATGAAAAGGGATCTATTAAAAATATTGTAACAAAGGAATATCCCATCAGCTTTCCAAAGCCCGGCTGGTCGGAGCAGAACCCGGAGGACTGGTATTCAGCTCTTTGCGAGGGATTAAAGGAACTAGTAAAAGAGGAAGAAAAAAGTCAGGTTAAGGGAATCAGTTTTAGCGGACAGATGCATGGAATGGTAATTCTCGATAAGGAAGACCGTGTTATTCGTCCGGCAATTTTGTGGAATGATGGACGTACCGGTGAAGAATGTGATTATCTGAATGGTACCATAGGAAGAGAGAAGATATCTGCTTATACCGGAAATATGGCTTTAACAGGGTTTACAGCTCCAAAGCTTTTATGGGTGAAAAAGCATGAACCGGATAATTTCATCAGAATTAATAAAGTAATGCTTCCAAAAGATTATATTGCTTATTGTTTATCCGGAGTTCATTCTACGGACGTTTCCGATGCTTCCGGAATGCTGCTCTTTAATGTAAAGGAAAAATGCTGGTCCAAGGAAATGCTTGATATTGTAGGTCTGCAGGAAGAGCAGATGGCAAAAGTATATGAGAGCTTTGAGATAACAGGTACTATAAAAGAAGAGCTTGCAAAGGAACTGGGATTTCCATTGGATTGCAAGATCATAGCAGGCGGCGGGGACCAGGCAGTTGCGGCTGTAGGAACCGGTACCGTTGGCTCCGGCATGTGCAACGTGTCCCTTGGAACTTCAGGAGTAGTATTCGTAGCCAGTAAGGACTATTCCGAAATCAAAGACAATGCCCTGCATGTTTTTGCTCATGCTGACGGTAAATATCATTTTATGGGGGTTATGCTCTCGGCTGCAGCTTCCAATAAATGGTGGATGGATGAAATACTTAAAACCAAAAAGTATGGGGAAGAGCAGGAAGGTATCATAAAACTTGGAAAAAATAACGTCTTCTTTTTACCTTACCTTATGGGAGAGAGAACACCTCACAATAACCCTGACGCAAGAGGCACATTTATTGGTATGACAATGGATACTTCAAGAGAAGATATGACCCAGGCTGTATTAGAGGGAGTTGCCTTTGCTTTAAGGGATTCCTTTGAAATTATCAAAGCTACCGGTCTTTCTATCGACCGTATCCGTATAAACGGCGGTGGTGCAAAGAGCCCCCTTTGGTGCAAGATTATTGCCAATGTGCTGAATGTAAAAGTTGATAAGATTAATTCGGAAGAAGGACCGGCCTTTGGCGCTGCTATTCTTGCAGCCGTAGGTTGTGGAGAATACAAAACAGTGGAGGAAGCCGCCGGAGAGTTAATACAGGTAACAGAAACTACGGAACCGGAAGCAGAAATTGCAGCTTTGTATGATAAGAAGTATGAGGTATTCAAAGAAATCTATCCTACTTTGGTACCGGTATATTCAAAAATGGCACAAGCACAGGATTAA
- a CDS encoding helix-turn-helix domain-containing protein, whose protein sequence is MNTINIGKTISEKRKAKGITQEELAGYLGISKPAVSKWESGQSYPDILLLPVLASYFDISVDELIGYEPGMSNEEVRKLYQRLAEDFAKKPFEEVYAECEGLLKKYYSCWYLQYQLGLLYLNHCSLAVKPERTQEVLERVIEIMELVEHGSEDISLAKQARQLRAYCYLCQQKPVDAIEVLENLSEPLIQTESLLVKAYQMKGDKKKAMEYLQGHAFTNLNNLLGTAVDFFQLYEDQPERMDIYYEIFIKLIDIFKIEELYPGGLYTIYLVAAATYIAQDRTEKALDVLDKYADLARRTLDKDFTLHASNIFDCLDGYLATIDVQTSAPRSGEVIRRDIKNIISDNPVFSILEKEERFQKIKRSLQELYKQ, encoded by the coding sequence ATGAATACTATCAACATAGGAAAAACAATATCAGAAAAACGAAAAGCAAAGGGTATTACCCAGGAAGAACTGGCGGGCTATCTAGGGATTTCAAAACCTGCCGTATCAAAATGGGAATCAGGACAGAGTTATCCGGATATTCTACTGCTGCCCGTTCTGGCTTCTTACTTTGATATTTCAGTGGATGAACTGATTGGATATGAACCTGGAATGTCCAATGAAGAGGTACGTAAGCTCTACCAGCGTTTAGCAGAGGATTTTGCAAAAAAGCCTTTTGAAGAAGTATATGCAGAATGTGAGGGGCTCCTTAAGAAGTATTATTCTTGTTGGTATTTGCAATATCAGCTTGGATTACTATATCTGAATCACTGTTCTCTTGCAGTAAAGCCTGAAAGGACACAGGAAGTTCTAGAAAGGGTAATTGAAATAATGGAGCTTGTAGAGCATGGTAGTGAGGATATCAGTCTTGCCAAACAGGCAAGGCAGCTAAGGGCCTATTGCTACCTTTGCCAGCAAAAACCTGTGGATGCTATAGAAGTATTGGAAAACTTAAGCGAACCACTGATACAGACAGAATCTCTGTTAGTAAAAGCTTATCAAATGAAGGGTGATAAGAAGAAAGCAATGGAATACCTGCAAGGTCATGCTTTTACAAACTTAAATAATTTGCTGGGCACAGCAGTGGACTTCTTTCAACTATATGAGGACCAGCCGGAGCGGATGGATATTTACTATGAGATATTTATCAAATTAATAGATATCTTTAAAATAGAGGAATTATATCCCGGAGGACTTTATACAATCTATCTGGTAGCAGCAGCTACTTATATCGCACAGGATAGAACGGAGAAGGCATTGGATGTATTAGATAAATATGCTGATCTGGCAAGGCGAACATTAGATAAGGATTTTACGCTCCATGCCAGTAATATATTTGATTGTTTGGATGGCTATCTTGCAACAATCGATGTACAGACAAGTGCTCCCCGAAGCGGTGAAGTGATACGAAGAGATATAAAGAATATTATTTCAGATAATCCGGTATTTTCTATATTGGAGAAAGAGGAACGTTTTCAGAAAATAAAGAGAAGTCTGCAAGAGCTTTATAAACAATAG
- a CDS encoding PLD nuclease N-terminal domain-containing protein: MNSLNQLKEYLPFIIPLLAVQFCLMITALVHIFRHNSYRFGNRILWIIITVGINTLGPILYFTIGRGEE; the protein is encoded by the coding sequence ATGAATAGTTTAAATCAACTTAAGGAGTATCTGCCATTTATAATACCGCTTTTGGCAGTTCAGTTCTGTTTAATGATAACAGCCTTAGTGCACATCTTTCGGCATAACAGCTACCGTTTCGGAAATAGGATTCTTTGGATTATTATAACGGTAGGAATTAATACGTTAGGTCCTATTCTTTATTTTACAATAGGCAGAGGTGAAGAGTAA
- a CDS encoding ABC transporter ATP-binding protein, with product MEILELQHVSKKFGDRQVIDDLSFQVPEHSVFGFIGKNGAGKTTTMKMILGFLQQDKGDIFVCGDKVSFGNAKTNRNIGYLPDVPEFYSYMTPKEYLKLCGEITGLKKEVISSKSTELLEMVGLNGVNRRIKGFSRGMKQRLGIAQALLNEPKLLICDEPTSALDPVGRKEILDILSLAREKTTIVFSTHILSDVERICENIGILDQGKLVLEGRVEEIRERYRKDIIRIELDRQYPGERAAESLKKLCGVAEVHRDNHVLEVQIQNGKDIRKDILTWILTEEIPIVRYEIMEPSLESVFLEVV from the coding sequence ATGGAAATTCTGGAATTACAGCATGTAAGTAAGAAATTCGGGGACAGACAGGTAATCGATGATTTGAGCTTTCAGGTTCCGGAACATTCCGTTTTTGGATTTATCGGTAAGAATGGTGCAGGTAAAACTACTACGATGAAAATGATACTGGGGTTTTTGCAGCAGGATAAAGGAGATATTTTTGTATGCGGTGATAAGGTCAGCTTCGGAAATGCAAAAACCAACCGAAATATTGGATATCTTCCGGATGTACCGGAATTCTACAGCTATATGACTCCGAAAGAATATCTGAAGCTGTGCGGGGAAATCACTGGACTGAAAAAAGAAGTCATCTCATCGAAATCTACCGAACTGCTGGAGATGGTAGGACTGAACGGTGTAAACAGGAGAATCAAAGGATTTTCACGAGGTATGAAGCAAAGGCTTGGAATAGCCCAGGCTTTGTTAAATGAGCCGAAACTCTTAATTTGTGATGAACCAACCTCGGCGCTGGACCCGGTTGGCAGAAAGGAAATACTGGATATCCTTTCACTGGCCAGAGAGAAGACCACCATAGTGTTTTCCACTCATATCTTATCAGATGTGGAACGCATCTGCGAAAACATCGGAATATTAGATCAGGGTAAGCTGGTATTAGAGGGAAGAGTGGAGGAGATCAGGGAAAGATACCGCAAAGATATCATTCGGATAGAATTAGACAGGCAATATCCAGGAGAAAGAGCGGCAGAGAGCTTGAAGAAACTTTGCGGAGTTGCAGAGGTGCATCGGGATAACCATGTGCTTGAAGTTCAGATACAGAATGGGAAAGATATAAGAAAAGATATCCTGACATGGATATTAACAGAAGAAATTCCTATTGTAAGGTACGAAATTATGGAACCCTCCCTGGAGAGTGTATTTCTGGAAGTAGTGTGA
- a CDS encoding ABC transporter permease has protein sequence MGGFLAFTKKEFIEQIRNFKWLIILMVFFLFGMTSPLLAKLMPDIISSMDMGGLKLEIPEPTVLDAYTQYFKNMNQMGIIVVLLVFGGTLSNELMKGTLVNILAKGLSRSSVLLSKFTAAVSLWSVGFILSAIINYVYTVYLFEDSKVQNLFLSLLCLWLFGCFIIALILLSSVIAAGSFGGLILSAAILAVLLILNIFPKTEKFNPVTLASKNMALLNGAEKAHSIYLTIGITTALIIGCIIVSIQLFRKKRI, from the coding sequence ATGGGAGGCTTTCTTGCATTTACAAAAAAAGAATTTATAGAACAGATTCGTAATTTTAAGTGGTTGATCATCCTGATGGTTTTCTTCCTTTTTGGTATGACCAGTCCGTTGCTTGCCAAATTAATGCCGGATATTATTTCTTCTATGGATATGGGAGGACTAAAGTTAGAAATTCCGGAACCTACAGTTTTGGATGCCTATACCCAATACTTTAAGAATATGAACCAGATGGGGATTATCGTTGTGCTTCTGGTGTTTGGAGGTACCTTATCCAATGAGTTGATGAAGGGGACATTAGTAAATATACTGGCTAAAGGGTTATCAAGGTCTTCGGTATTACTCTCAAAATTTACCGCAGCTGTTAGCTTATGGTCCGTGGGTTTTATTCTGTCGGCTATTATAAATTATGTCTACACGGTATATTTATTTGAGGACAGCAAAGTCCAAAATTTATTTTTATCACTTCTTTGTCTCTGGTTGTTCGGTTGTTTTATTATTGCTTTGATTCTTCTATCCAGTGTGATAGCAGCCGGTTCTTTTGGTGGATTAATTCTTTCAGCAGCAATATTAGCTGTACTGCTGATACTTAATATCTTTCCGAAAACAGAGAAGTTCAATCCAGTTACCCTTGCCTCAAAAAACATGGCATTACTAAATGGTGCAGAGAAAGCACATTCTATCTATTTGACTATAGGCATAACAACTGCTCTGATAATTGGGTGTATCATAGTATCCATTCAGTTGTTTCGTAAGAAAAGAATATAA
- the hisA gene encoding phosphoribosylformimino-5-aminoimidazole carboxamide ribotide isomerase → MRFRPCIDIHNGKVKQIVGGSLRDEESEAKENFVSEKGAEYYAALYKEDGLKGGHIVLLNPAGTHEYELDMLQARKALKAYPGGLQIGGGITDKNAAAFLQAGASHVIVTSYVFRDGFINYENLRKITCETGKDKLVLDVSCRRKGEDYYIVTDRWQKFTNERLTLELLKDLSGYCDEFLIHAVDVEGKSSGIEMDLICFLSKWQESPVTYAGGVSGFPELESIREYGKGNIDVTIGSSLSLFGGPLPYKNVVEWFTNHAG, encoded by the coding sequence ATGAGATTCAGACCATGTATTGACATACACAACGGAAAAGTGAAACAGATTGTAGGCGGAAGTCTGAGAGATGAAGAGAGCGAGGCCAAAGAAAACTTTGTATCTGAAAAGGGAGCGGAGTATTATGCTGCCCTTTACAAAGAGGATGGGCTAAAAGGAGGACATATTGTGCTTTTAAATCCTGCCGGGACTCATGAGTATGAGCTGGACATGCTCCAGGCACGGAAGGCTTTAAAAGCATATCCTGGCGGGCTGCAGATCGGTGGTGGTATTACGGATAAGAATGCAGCTGCTTTTCTTCAGGCCGGAGCTTCTCACGTCATAGTCACCTCTTATGTTTTCCGGGATGGTTTTATAAATTATGAGAATCTGAGAAAAATAACTTGTGAAACAGGTAAAGATAAATTAGTTCTGGATGTTAGCTGTCGCAGGAAGGGTGAAGATTATTATATTGTAACGGATCGCTGGCAAAAATTCACCAATGAAAGGCTTACACTGGAGCTTCTAAAAGATTTGTCCGGATATTGCGATGAATTTTTGATTCATGCGGTGGATGTAGAAGGAAAATCCTCAGGGATTGAGATGGATTTAATCTGTTTTCTGAGTAAATGGCAAGAAAGCCCTGTCACTTATGCCGGCGGGGTCAGTGGTTTTCCTGAGCTTGAGAGTATAAGAGAATACGGTAAAGGAAATATTGATGTTACTATAGGAAGTTCCCTAAGCTTGTTTGGAGGACCTCTTCCATACAAAAATGTAGTGGAATGGTTCACCAATCATGCCGGTTAA
- a CDS encoding class I SAM-dependent DNA methyltransferase, protein MEAYTGFAQVYDRFMDNVPYEDWAADIRRILVNNGISEGILLDLGCGTGSITRRMADYGYDMIGIDISEEMLQIAIEKKYDEEENIPPNSKREDILYLKQDMKDFELYGTVAAIVCTCDSLNYITKEEELLHIFTLVNNYLEAGGIFLFDMNTEYKYREILKDSVIAENRDDCSFIWENYFDKETNINEYQVTIFVEAQEQEISQSKSKLYEKFSETHYQKAYSIDVIRRLLEEAGMEFIGVYEAFSEEPPKDTTERVCFIAGEKFQTGKVYL, encoded by the coding sequence ATGGAAGCATATACAGGCTTTGCACAGGTTTATGACCGGTTTATGGACAATGTTCCTTATGAGGATTGGGCAGCAGATATTAGAAGGATTCTGGTGAACAATGGTATATCAGAAGGGATTCTTCTGGATCTTGGCTGTGGGACAGGAAGCATTACCAGAAGAATGGCAGATTACGGCTATGATATGATTGGAATTGATATATCCGAAGAGATGCTTCAGATAGCGATTGAAAAAAAGTACGATGAGGAGGAGAATATCCCGCCAAACAGTAAAAGAGAAGATATTCTCTATTTGAAGCAGGATATGAAGGACTTTGAATTATACGGAACGGTTGCTGCAATTGTATGTACTTGTGACAGTTTAAATTATATAACCAAAGAAGAAGAGCTTTTGCACATTTTTACTTTGGTGAATAATTATCTGGAAGCAGGGGGAATCTTTCTCTTTGATATGAACACGGAGTATAAGTACCGTGAGATTCTAAAGGACAGTGTAATTGCTGAAAACAGGGATGATTGCAGCTTTATCTGGGAGAATTATTTTGATAAAGAAACAAATATAAATGAATATCAGGTGACTATATTTGTAGAAGCACAAGAACAGGAAATAAGCCAGTCAAAGAGCAAGCTCTATGAAAAGTTCAGTGAAACCCATTATCAGAAGGCGTATTCTATCGATGTGATCAGACGATTATTAGAAGAAGCAGGAATGGAATTTATAGGGGTCTATGAAGCCTTTTCGGAGGAGCCACCAAAAGATACTACAGAAAGGGTATGTTTTATTGCCGGAGAAAAATTCCAAACCGGTAAAGTATACCTATAA
- the hslO gene encoding Hsp33 family molecular chaperone HslO yields the protein MKDYIVRATAADNQIRAFAATTRNLVEHARSIHNTSPVATAALGRLLTAGAMMGSMMKGTDDLLTLQIKSDGPIGGITVTADSMANVKGYVYHPEVMLPPSSKGKLDVGGALRPGILSVIKDMGLKEPYVGQTELVSGEIAEDITYYYAVSEQVPSSVALGVLMNKENTVRQAGGFIIQLMPFAEEEVIQKLEERIAALPSITTLLEAENTPESILTLILGDMGLTFHDTMNTNFYCNCTKERVEKAIVSIGKKEIQEMIDENETIEVNCHFCSTKYHFSVDDLKEIMKRSK from the coding sequence ATGAAAGATTATATAGTAAGAGCAACCGCAGCAGATAATCAGATACGAGCCTTTGCAGCGACTACCAGGAATCTGGTGGAGCATGCAAGAAGTATCCATAATACAAGTCCGGTAGCGACAGCTGCTTTGGGAAGACTTTTGACTGCAGGAGCCATGATGGGCAGCATGATGAAAGGAACGGATGATTTATTGACACTTCAGATAAAAAGTGATGGACCTATCGGAGGGATTACGGTAACAGCTGATTCCATGGCAAATGTAAAAGGTTATGTATATCACCCGGAGGTTATGCTTCCCCCCAGTTCTAAAGGTAAATTAGACGTGGGAGGTGCTCTAAGGCCCGGAATATTAAGCGTTATTAAAGATATGGGACTGAAGGAACCTTATGTGGGACAGACAGAATTAGTGTCCGGTGAAATAGCAGAAGATATTACTTATTATTATGCGGTTTCTGAGCAGGTACCCTCTTCTGTAGCTTTAGGCGTTCTGATGAATAAGGAGAATACGGTAAGACAGGCAGGCGGTTTTATCATTCAGCTTATGCCTTTCGCAGAAGAGGAAGTAATACAGAAACTGGAGGAAAGAATAGCTGCACTGCCTTCTATCACTACTTTATTAGAGGCTGAAAACACACCGGAGAGTATCCTGACGCTGATTCTCGGGGACATGGGATTGACTTTCCATGATACAATGAATACGAATTTCTATTGTAACTGTACCAAGGAAAGGGTAGAGAAAGCAATTGTAAGTATCGGAAAAAAAGAAATACAGGAAATGATCGATGAAAATGAAACGATAGAAGTAAACTGCCATTTCTGCAGTACAAAATATCATTTTTCAGTAGATGACTTGAAAGAAATCATGAAAAGAAGTAAATAA
- a CDS encoding GH36-type glycosyl hydrolase domain-containing protein encodes MNYGYFDEAQREYVITRPDTPAPWANYLGSPEYGAIISNNAGGYSFVKSGANGRILRYHFNSDDTPGRYLYLRDDVSGDYWSASWQPVGKDLNVYKNECRHGMSYTRITAEYEDIQSEALYYVPLHKTYEVWRLKVKNNSEKDRKISAFGYAEFTNDSNYEQDQINLQYTLFITRTYFKKNKILQTINQNVEKNEEGSNGQERFFGCAGAEVTSFNGDKAAFLGAYRSYSNPIAVERGHCDNVLNYNSNGCAALQSSICLKPGETKEIVYILGRHNDKDSDKILESYQDLSIIEKELQELKNYWHGKLEHFQVNTPSKEFNSMINTWNAYQCFITFIWSRAASFVYCGQRNGYGYRDTVQDIQGIIHLDAPMAKERIRFMLSAQVDNGGGLPLVKYDHNPGHEDTPDDYSYVQATGHPAYRADDALWLFPTILKYIGETGDSGFLEEVIPYANKEADTVYDHLKRAIRFSLERLGDHRMPAGLHADWNDCLRLGKKGESTFVALQLYYAMSIMISLAESRKDIEYAEHMKGVQKELYEIIQNLCWEDDRFIRGIKEDGQVIGSKQNKEASMWLNPQSWAVISGLADKQQAEAALESVHRELNTPFGVRLMAPSFADHAFPGALAILFNPSTKENGGIFSQPQGWIILAESLMGHGNRAFEYFKESSPAMLNDRAEIRVLEPYVHGQFTESTESPFEGRSHVHWLTGTASTVMVGCVEGILGMRPDLNGLRVAPSIPSEWKELTMKKIFRGKCLNIRIENKDGAESGFREMYLNGERLTDNYISEAEMKEENEILLVM; translated from the coding sequence ATGAATTACGGTTATTTTGATGAAGCACAGAGAGAATACGTTATCACAAGACCGGATACTCCGGCACCCTGGGCTAATTATCTGGGATCTCCGGAATATGGAGCAATTATCTCCAATAATGCAGGGGGCTATAGCTTTGTAAAGAGCGGTGCCAATGGAAGAATTTTAAGATATCATTTTAACAGTGATGACACTCCGGGGAGATATCTCTATCTAAGAGATGATGTATCCGGTGATTATTGGTCTGCTTCCTGGCAGCCCGTAGGAAAAGACCTGAATGTCTATAAGAATGAATGCCGTCATGGTATGTCTTATACTCGGATTACGGCAGAGTATGAAGATATTCAGAGTGAGGCCCTCTATTATGTACCCCTTCATAAAACTTATGAGGTATGGAGACTTAAGGTTAAGAATAATTCTGAAAAGGATAGAAAGATTTCAGCTTTTGGATACGCAGAATTTACCAATGACAGTAATTATGAGCAGGATCAGATTAATCTGCAATATACCTTATTCATTACAAGAACGTATTTTAAAAAGAATAAAATACTACAGACTATAAATCAGAATGTGGAGAAGAATGAGGAGGGTTCCAACGGACAAGAACGCTTCTTTGGCTGTGCAGGTGCAGAAGTAACCTCCTTTAACGGAGATAAAGCCGCTTTTCTTGGTGCTTATCGCAGTTATAGTAATCCTATTGCTGTAGAAAGAGGGCATTGTGATAATGTTTTGAATTATAATTCCAATGGCTGTGCTGCCCTTCAATCAAGCATTTGTTTAAAACCCGGCGAAACGAAAGAAATAGTATATATCCTAGGCAGGCACAACGACAAAGACTCGGATAAGATATTAGAAAGTTACCAAGACCTGAGTATTATAGAGAAGGAATTGCAGGAATTAAAGAATTACTGGCACGGAAAGCTGGAGCATTTCCAGGTCAACACTCCCAGCAAGGAATTTAATAGTATGATTAATACCTGGAATGCTTACCAGTGTTTCATTACCTTTATCTGGTCGAGAGCAGCTTCTTTTGTATACTGCGGGCAAAGAAATGGTTATGGCTACCGGGATACAGTTCAGGATATACAAGGAATCATACATCTCGATGCCCCAATGGCAAAAGAACGAATCCGTTTCATGCTATCTGCCCAGGTAGATAACGGGGGAGGGCTGCCGCTGGTAAAATATGACCATAACCCGGGACATGAGGATACGCCTGATGATTATTCCTATGTACAAGCTACAGGGCACCCCGCTTACAGGGCAGATGATGCCTTATGGCTCTTTCCTACGATATTAAAATATATCGGTGAGACAGGTGATTCCGGCTTTCTAGAAGAAGTGATTCCATATGCGAATAAAGAGGCGGATACTGTTTATGATCATCTAAAAAGAGCCATCCGGTTTTCTCTGGAAAGGCTTGGCGACCATAGGATGCCGGCAGGTCTCCATGCGGACTGGAATGACTGTTTAAGACTTGGCAAGAAAGGGGAATCCACCTTTGTTGCTCTACAGCTGTATTATGCTATGAGCATTATGATAAGCCTGGCAGAAAGCAGAAAGGACATCGAATATGCAGAACATATGAAAGGTGTTCAAAAGGAGCTGTATGAAATCATCCAGAACCTTTGCTGGGAAGATGACCGGTTTATCCGTGGAATCAAGGAAGACGGGCAGGTGATAGGTTCCAAGCAGAACAAGGAAGCAAGTATGTGGCTGAATCCTCAATCCTGGGCAGTCATCAGCGGTTTGGCGGATAAGCAGCAGGCAGAAGCAGCCTTGGAATCGGTGCATCGTGAATTAAATACACCCTTTGGTGTTAGGCTAATGGCCCCTTCCTTTGCAGACCATGCTTTCCCGGGTGCACTTGCCATTCTTTTTAATCCGTCCACAAAAGAAAACGGCGGAATATTTTCACAGCCTCAGGGCTGGATAATTCTTGCTGAAAGCCTTATGGGGCATGGAAACCGTGCTTTTGAATATTTTAAAGAAAGTTCTCCGGCTATGTTAAATGACCGGGCAGAAATAAGGGTTCTGGAGCCTTATGTGCACGGTCAGTTTACGGAGAGTACGGAGAGCCCGTTTGAAGGCCGTTCCCATGTACACTGGCTTACAGGAACCGCCTCCACTGTTATGGTTGGTTGTGTGGAAGGAATTCTTGGAATGAGACCGGATCTGAATGGACTTCGAGTTGCTCCCTCCATTCCCTCTGAATGGAAGGAACTTACCATGAAAAAGATATTCCGCGGAAAATGTTTAAACATAAGGATTGAAAACAAAGACGGAGCAGAAAGCGGGTTCAGGGAAATGTATCTGAATGGAGAAAGGCTGACGGATAATTATATTTCAGAAGCAGAAATGAAAGAAGAGAATGAAATATTGCTGGTTATGTGA
- a CDS encoding helix-turn-helix domain-containing protein, producing the protein MFDVRLKELRELKGLTQKDLAHKLNLTQSTIAYYESGKKLPTVDTLLSLAKFFYVSTDFLLGLSEGSNSPDTLSQNNLNEATNYQTSTLTSEHRKILRYFDRLSTENKELIIGKMIELYKEQPIDSEITRELERYRLELLSKNESV; encoded by the coding sequence TTGTTCGATGTAAGATTAAAGGAGCTAAGAGAACTCAAAGGATTAACCCAGAAGGATTTGGCACATAAATTGAATCTTACCCAGAGTACTATCGCATATTATGAAAGCGGCAAGAAACTGCCGACCGTTGATACTCTGTTGTCTCTGGCGAAATTCTTTTATGTTTCCACAGACTTTTTGCTAGGGCTTAGCGAAGGAAGTAATTCTCCGGATACTCTCTCACAAAACAACCTGAATGAAGCAACGAATTATCAGACGAGCACCCTGACCAGCGAGCACCGAAAGATACTGCGTTATTTTGATAGATTAAGTACTGAAAACAAAGAACTTATTATAGGAAAAATGATAGAGCTCTACAAAGAGCAGCCCATAGACAGCGAAATCACAAGGGAGCTTGAGCGATACCGTTTGGAGTTATTATCCAAAAATGAAAGTGTCTGA
- the purC gene encoding phosphoribosylaminoimidazolesuccinocarboxamide synthase codes for MEKLEMLYEGKAKKVYKTAQEDVYIVDYKDDATAFNGLKKGTIVGKGVINNRMSNHMFKLLENEGVPTHYIEELSDRETAVKKVEIVPLEVIIRNVSAGSFSKKLGMEEGIKLLAPTLEFSYKNDDLGDPMINDYYAIALGLATREEIDKISKMAFKVNEVLCKYFEECGIELIDFKIEFGRSKGEVILADEISPDTCRLWDIRTHEKLDKDRFRRDMGGVEDAYAEVLKRIGLA; via the coding sequence ATGGAAAAATTAGAAATGCTTTATGAAGGTAAAGCTAAGAAAGTTTATAAAACAGCACAGGAAGATGTTTATATTGTTGATTATAAAGACGATGCTACTGCATTTAATGGCTTAAAAAAAGGAACCATAGTCGGAAAAGGCGTTATTAATAACCGCATGTCCAACCATATGTTTAAACTGCTGGAAAATGAAGGTGTTCCAACTCACTATATCGAAGAATTAAGCGACAGGGAAACTGCTGTTAAGAAAGTTGAAATTGTTCCTTTGGAAGTTATTATACGTAATGTATCTGCAGGCAGTTTTTCAAAGAAGTTAGGAATGGAAGAAGGTATTAAATTACTTGCTCCCACCCTGGAATTCAGTTATAAAAATGATGATCTGGGTGACCCTATGATTAATGATTATTATGCAATTGCTTTAGGTCTTGCTACAAGAGAAGAGATTGACAAGATTTCAAAGATGGCATTTAAGGTAAATGAAGTTCTTTGCAAGTATTTTGAGGAATGCGGCATTGAATTAATAGATTTTAAGATTGAGTTCGGCAGGAGCAAAGGGGAAGTTATCCTGGCTGATGAGATATCACCGGATACTTGCAGACTTTGGGACATCAGAACCCATGAAAAACTGGATAAAGATCGTTTCAGAAGAGATATGGGCGGGGTAGAAGATGCCTATGCCGAAGTATTAAAGAGAATCGGTCTGGCGTAA